The DNA sequence CCCAGCCGGCCCCCTGTCGGCTCGAAGCCCAGACGCCGGTAGAACTCCTCCGGCCCCCCGGGCCCTTCGCCGTAGCTGGTGTAGAGCTCCTTCATACCTTGGGCCCTCAGCTCCTCCACGACCTTCTCGACGACGCGGCGACCGAAGCCCAGTCCCTGGAACTGGCCGGAGATCATGAGCCGCCACAGATAGGCGCCGGGGCACTCGATGCCGTCGTCCCAGTCGGACCCGATGTGGACCATGACGAAGCCGGCCAGGGTCTCATCGGCGTAAACAGCCCTGAACCAAGCGTTGCTCGAGCAGAAGCCCTCGGCGATGGACATGCCGTTGTCGGCGACGAAGCCCTGCTGCTCCTCGGACAGTGTTTCGCTGAGTTCGCACACATCACACACATTCAGCGCGGTAATACGACGGAACGTCAGCTCCGCGCCTCTGCTGATCGATTTCTCAGGCACACGAACCACCTTGTCATCTTCCGGAGTCGGCAGCGTATGCGCTTGCACCCACGGCGTCCCAGAGGTTTTCGCCGGGCCCGACCCCGGAGGGGCCCATGGGTACAAGCGTGACCTTTAGCCGGATGCGGCTGGACAGACTCAGGCCGTTGGGGGCAACGCCTTGTGATTCACCCGCCAACCCATGCGGCGCAGTTCGGCGTGGATGCGCGGGACGCCGTAGGCGTGGCGGCAGCGATGTGCAGCACGGTGATCTCGTGCGCGAGATCCTCGTCGGCAGCCTGCCGAGCGCGGCGGGCTGCCTCGCCCTCGCACCCGGCGCTGTAGGAACAGGCAGAGGTCAAAACTCAAGCTAAGTGGTCGGCTCTGGAAATCCTTCGGGGGTTGACTCCCGCGCCAGGGCCGTGCATTCCTGTGCGTTGGTTGTCGGGCGCGGCGAGGTAGAGACCGCGCCCGGCACGTGCAGCGCCAAACAGGCCAGCTCCGTCCTCATCCGCGGTTGCGCCGTTACGCTCGCTCCTCCAGGCGCCAGGTCAGCCTGAGTCGGCCGATCAAGTCGACGAACAGCTCGAAGCTGCGGTCGACCCGGTCCCGGTCTGCGGTGGCGAGCAGGTCGAGTTGGAGGCCGCGAGCCTGCGCCACGATCATCGAGGCCACCAGGGGCGCCTGATCAGCCGGGCACCCCTCGGTCACCACCAGGCTCTCCATCAGCGCGAGTGAGTCGAGGGCGGCCCGCTGGAGGTAGCGGGCGTAGCGTTCGGGCTCCCGTACCGCTAGGGCATGTACTTCGAACAGCAGTCGGTAGACGGCCATGTCGCCCGGGGCAGTTGTGGTCCGCCACCAGCGCGTCAGGCTCGTCAGATCGCGCGGAGAGTCGGCGAGGTCCGCGGCATCCGCCAGCCGTCGCCGGAGGAGCTCGATCACCTCCGTGAGCAGGTTCTCCTTGGAGCCGAAGTGATGCAGCAGCGTCCCATGGCTCACCCCGATCGCGTCGGCCAGCGGCCGCATTGCCAGGCCGCTGACGCTGTGCTCCAGGACGTAGTCAGCGACGGCGCCTAGGAGTTCAGGCCGCCGGTGCTGGTAACGAAGACTCCGACCGTCGATGCGCTCCGTGTCCACCCGGCCGATGTTACGCGAGCGACAATAGATTGACCAAATGGTTGAGCTATTTTTACGGTGGTCGGCATGAGCCACGACATCGGACGTCTGCACCACGTAGGCCACGTCGTCCGCGACATGGGCGAGGCCCTCAACCTCTATCGGCGGCTTGGCTTCACCCTGGCACCGCCGGCCTATCCCGCGATGGCCCTGAGCAAGGGGGCCGCCCCGGAGCCGTTCGGCGCGGCGAATACTCACGCCGACTTCCCGCGCAACTTCGTCGAGCTCGTCACCTGCGTGCCGCAGGGAGGGGCCACCCAGGTCCCCAGCGAGGCGAAACTCGTCCCCCTGCGGGCTCCAGCCGAGTTGCTGCCCCAACTTGTGGAACGCATCAGCAACACCAGCGCCAATATCGCAGCGTCCCTCCAACGCTTCGAGGGCCTGCACATCCTCATGTTCTCCTCGCCCGACATCGACGCCGCCGCCGCACGACTGAGCGCTGCCCGCGTGGCGCACGGCGGAGTCAACACCGTCCACCGTGCTGTGGAGACCGCCGACGGATCCCGCACGGAGTCCGTCCGCTATCTGGAGATCGACAGCCGTGAACCGGCCGTGAGGCCGGGGACGGTGGCCGAGGGAAGGGTGGGGGTCGTCGCAGACCTGGACCCGCTGGTGCAAGCTGCTCGGCAGCTCGACCACCCCAACGGTGCCCTCGACCTCGTCGAGGTCGTGACCTGTGTGGCGGAAGCCGACCTCGACGCCACTGGGGCCAGGTACCAGGACTACCTCGGCAGCCCGGCGCAGGCCGACGGGCCGTCGCGGTTCTTCGACCTTGACGGCGCCCGGCTGACGCTCGTGCCCGATTCCCAGCTCCCGACCGTCCTGCCAGGCGAACACGCCCCCGCTGTCCCCGCATTCGTCGCCTACGCAGTCGCCGTGCGCGATCTCGCCGCCACCCGGAAGCTTCTGCACGACAACGGATTCCCACTCGGCCGAACCGACTCGGGCAACATCTTCGTACCCGCCGCGTCTGCGCTCGGCGCCGCGATCATCTTCCGCGAGGCGAGCCAGGTACGCCGGTGACCCCTCCGCACGGCAGGGCAACCCCGATGAGCGACCCGTCGTGATCTACTCCTCCCGATCGGCCTTCACTTGATGCCCGTTGCTCTGGCCCGCTCAATATCCCTGATCGCCGCCGAGCGGCACCGGCTGAAAAAGGTGGCCTGCGGTCACAAGACCGAGCACCGGCTGGGGATGCGCGCGCAGATCGTGCTGCACGCGGCGCGTGGACGCTCCAACGCGCAGATCGACCGTCAGACGGGACTGCACCTCGACACCGTGCGCAGGTGGCGGGGCCGGTTCGCCGAAGCGCGCCTGGAGAGCCTGGCGGATCGCAAGCGCTCCGGCCGTCCCGGCGCGTTCACCGCATTACGGGCCGCTTCGGTCACTGCACTGACGTGCCGACTGCCCGCCGAGAGCGGGGTGCCGATCTCACGCTGGTCGGCCCCGGAACTGGCACGTGAGGCCATCGCGCGCGGCATAGCGACCTTCCTTTCCGCCTCCACTGTGCGCCGATGGCTCGCTCAGGATGTGTTCAAGCCCTGGCAGCATCGCTCCTGGATCTCCATCACCGACCCCGACTTCCGCCCCAAGGCTCAGCGGGTGCTGGAACTGTATGCCTACGGCAGCGGTGGCGCGATGGCCTACCTGGCCGCCGACGACGTCCAGCACGCGAAGGTGTTCGGCCGCACCGAACCACGCACCGGCATCGACCCGTTCATGAATCTGGTCACCCAGGTCATGAGCCGCGAGCCCTACGCCAGCGCCAAGCGCGTGTTCTGGATCGTCGACAACGGCTCCTCCCCCGCGGCAAGAAGCCGCCGACCGGTTGACCAAGGCATACAGCACAGCCGTCTCAGGGGAAGTTCACCACCTCCGACCTGGATGATCTGCTGGCCAGGCTCGACCGGCACCCCGCCGATCACCAGGCAGAATCCTCCAGCCCAGGCAGCATGACCAACCCCCGAAGGACTTCCTGCGCCGACCACTAAGTCTGGCCCCTGTGCGCTTTCCTGCTGGGTGGGAGGGTGGCCGAGGTGCGGCCACCCTCGATGGTGCCTGTGGTCCGGTCAGGAATCGGCGGTGTCGCCGGTGTTCGGGGTGCGGTCGTCCAGGGTGATGGTGACGAGCGGGCCGTCGTCGGGGGAGAGGGCAGCGAGGCTGTTGCCGATGCGTTGGTAGACGGCTTCGGCGAGCTCCCGGTCGCCGTCGCCTTCGGTGGCGGTGTTTCGCAGGTGGGACAGGCTGATGAGGACGGCGATGAGTGAACGGCCCGAGATGTTCGCCGCGATGCGGTTCTCGCCTTGGTCGGCGATCTGCGGAGGCATCCGGAAGTGGGGGTGCCCGCCGGCCCAGCCGGACAGGAGTTCCCACAGGTCACGGTGGCACACCAGCACGGCGGAAGAGATTCCCGCGGCCTGCGTCAGTACCCTGCTGTGCTCGGGATCGGCGGCGGGTCGCCCCCGGTCTCCGGCCCCGGTCTGCGGGGCGGCCGGAAGACGCTCGACGAGGCCGGCGACCTCCGCGCGCAGAGCGGCGATCTGCCCGCCCAGCTCCCCGACGGCGGACGGCGCGTCGTCGGCCTCGGGCCCCGGAAGCGCGGCAGCCACCGCCTCACGGACCGCATCAGCGACCTGGTCCCGCGTGAGGGGAGCCTGCGTTTGCTCGGCGAGCGCCTCGCGCACAGCCTCAGCCACCTGCTCCCGCGTCAGCGGGGCCTCGGTCTCCGGGCCGGCCTGCGGTCCGTCCTCAACGTCGGGTCCGCTCTCGACTGCGGCGTTGGTTTCAGCAGCGGGCACGTCAGCCGTATCCGCGCCCTCGGCCGAGGCGGCGTCTTCCCTGGCCGAGGCGGCGCCCACGGTGACGCTGTCCACCCGCTGTTCCGGCACTCCGTCCAGCAGAGAGTATTCGCTGTACACGGTCTCCGCCGTGGTGTCGTACCCGCTGCCCGCGCCGGCTGTGACGGTCACCGCAGCCGGTGTGGGTGCCAGGGAGGTGACCTCTCGTGCGACGCCGGCCAGGGTCGCCTGCACGACGGTCACCAACTCGTGCAGCCGGCGCAGTTGGTCAGCGGTAGCACTGTCCCTGTCCGCGTCCCGGGCCGCGTACGGCACGGGCAAGAGCTTCTGCGTGTCCAGGAGCGTCCTGGTCATGCGGGCGAGCTCCTTGGTCACGGAGGTGTGGGCATCGGTGTTGGTGTTCTTCACCTCTGTGAGCCCCCGGTCGAGGGTCTCGCTCAGCGTGGTGCTGGTGTGCAGCATCGCCTGATGCAGCATGGTCAGCCCGCTGGGGGCTTCGTCGCGGTCCCCGTTGCCGTTCGCGTCTTCTCCGCCGTTCCTACCGAACAACACTTCACCCTCACTTTGAGTACGCATGCGGTTACACAGGTAGTTTTCCGTGTGGCCGTCACCCGTACAGCCGATTCCCGCAGGTCGGGGGCGAATGGCCGGATCCCGCGTAACGGCTGATAGGCATACGGTTCAACTCCCGCCGGGAGGAGCAGCGCTCGCCGGGCCCGCTTCCCGCCCGTGCAGTAGGCGCTCGCCCCGGATGCGACGTGGCAGGCACGGCGCCGGGCCGCCGACGTCGGCGGAAAGGGGCCGCGTCAGTGGCCGGCCCGTCTCGCCCGGCACCCGGACAGGCGCGACCTCTGACGCGGGTGAGCGACGGTTGTGGGAACCGGCGTGCACGCTCTCGGTCCCGTCATGCGCCCATATCGGGTCGCATTCCGAAGGCGGCTGGATGAAGGTCCAGGGCAGATCACATCTGTCCTCCACCTTGGTGCTTCCGCCTCCGTCCGCGCTATTCACGCTGCGTATGCTGTGCCGATGGAAAAGCCCGTGGAGCTGGTGATTTTCGACTGCGACGGAGTTCTCGTGGACACGGAGCGGATCGCGCTCCGGGTCCAGCTGCGCATCGGCGCCGAGCTCGGGTGGCCGCTCACCGAAGATGAGGTCGTCGAGCTCTTCATGGGGCGTTCGCTGGTTTCCCTGGCGGAAGTGGTGCGGCCCCGCCTGGGCGACCGGGCGGCGGAGCTGTGGTGCGAACGGTTCACGCGGTACCACCGGGAAGAGGTCGACGCGGGTCTGATGCCTGTGGACGGTCTGCCCGAGGCGCTCGCCGCCCTGGACCGGACGGGTCTGGCGACCTGTATCGCGTCCGGCGGCACCCACGAGAAGATGGCGCACACGCTGGGGCGTACCGGCCTCTACGAGCGGTTCGCCGGGCGTATCCACAGTGCGACCGAGGTCGAGCGGGGCAAGCCCGCTCCCGACCTGTTCCTCCGCGCGGCCGCCGCGATGGGCTTCGACCCCGCCGTGTGCGTCGTGGTGGAGGACAGCCGTCCCGGCGTGTCGGCGGCGCGCGCCGCCGGGATGCGGTGTCTCGGTTACGCGGGTGGTGTCACCCCGGGGGACTGGCTGGAGGGGCCCGGGACCACGGTGTTCCACGACATGCGCGAGCTGCCCGGTCTGCTCGCCGGACAGTTCGCCGTAGCCGGGCTCGCGGTCGACGGGGGTCCCGGTCCGGCGCCTGCCGTGGTCGGCGGGGCGGCGTGATGATGCCGCGTGCCGAGGCGGTGGGCCGGCCCGGCGTCAAGACCGTCGGTGGTCCTCCCGGTCCAGGAAGACGAGTTGGGCCCGCTTGTCGGGGAGTTCGATCTGCGGGCCCTTCGTGAAGCCGGCCCGCAGGAAGCGTGCGATCGCCCGGTCGTTGCGGGCGTCCGGTTCCGCGACGATCCTTCTGCGGTCGGGGTTCTCCAGCAGGTGGGTGAGGAAGAAGCCGAGCAGGTGGCCGGTGAATCCGGGCCTGACCGGGCCGACCGGTGTGCCGATGAGTATGTGGATGCCGTGGTCGCCGGGCTGGACCTCGTAGCACTCGGCGACCGGGTCGTGTTCGGGTTCGTAGCTCTGGAAGAGCGCCACCGGGCTGCCGTCCAGGTGGACGAGGTGGGCGTGATGGGTCGTCAGGGAGTCCACGTACGCGTAGACCTCCTGGACGCGCTCCCGGTCGGCGCCGAGCATGCCCCAGTACCGGGCACGTTCCTGACTGACCCACGCGTGGAGGACGCCGGCGTCCGACGCGGGCGCGACGGGCCGCATGCTGACCGTCCCGAACCCCTCGATCATTTCCTGATGGGTCGTCGCCGGGCGGTTCGGAGCTGTCGCTCCGTAGTTGTCATCGTGTGTCATATGCCTTCAATTCACTCGCGAGAGGCCCGGAACGCGGCCGCTTCGATTACGCGACGGAGTGCTCGGGGGACTTAAAAGCCCAGGTCGGACCCGTGTAGAGTACCTGCAGCACTTTCGGATCGAGCGCTTCTGCGAAGGCGGGGAAAGGGAGAAACCCTCGTGGCGATCAGGGGCAACAAAACGGCCGGAACTGCCGATACGGACTTCGGTCCGTCAACTCAGCTGCAAGAGATGCTGTTCACGTCGATGCTGGCGAACCCCGACGAGAACCGCGCATTCAACGTGGAGAACATCCACGTCCTCCGCGGCCCGGTCGACGTGACCGCCCTGGGCCGTGCGGTGGACCTCGTCGTCGAACGTCACGAGTCGCTGCGCACCGCCTTCGTGACCGGCCATCAGGGCGTCGGCCTGCGGGTCCTGCCCGCTCCGACCGGTGCGCTGGTCTGCCGTGACCACACCGGAGGCGCCCCGCTGTCCCCGGCGGCGCTGGAGGACATCGTCCGCGCCGACACCGAGCACCTCTTCGACCTCGCGGGTGAACGG is a window from the Streptomyces sp. MMBL 11-1 genome containing:
- a CDS encoding GNAT family N-acetyltransferase; this translates as MTHDDNYGATAPNRPATTHQEMIEGFGTVSMRPVAPASDAGVLHAWVSQERARYWGMLGADRERVQEVYAYVDSLTTHHAHLVHLDGSPVALFQSYEPEHDPVAECYEVQPGDHGIHILIGTPVGPVRPGFTGHLLGFFLTHLLENPDRRRIVAEPDARNDRAIARFLRAGFTKGPQIELPDKRAQLVFLDREDHRRS
- a CDS encoding VOC family protein — translated: MSHDIGRLHHVGHVVRDMGEALNLYRRLGFTLAPPAYPAMALSKGAAPEPFGAANTHADFPRNFVELVTCVPQGGATQVPSEAKLVPLRAPAELLPQLVERISNTSANIAASLQRFEGLHILMFSSPDIDAAAARLSAARVAHGGVNTVHRAVETADGSRTESVRYLEIDSREPAVRPGTVAEGRVGVVADLDPLVQAARQLDHPNGALDLVEVVTCVAEADLDATGARYQDYLGSPAQADGPSRFFDLDGARLTLVPDSQLPTVLPGEHAPAVPAFVAYAVAVRDLAATRKLLHDNGFPLGRTDSGNIFVPAASALGAAIIFREASQVRR
- a CDS encoding HAD family hydrolase encodes the protein MEKPVELVIFDCDGVLVDTERIALRVQLRIGAELGWPLTEDEVVELFMGRSLVSLAEVVRPRLGDRAAELWCERFTRYHREEVDAGLMPVDGLPEALAALDRTGLATCIASGGTHEKMAHTLGRTGLYERFAGRIHSATEVERGKPAPDLFLRAAAAMGFDPAVCVVVEDSRPGVSAARAAGMRCLGYAGGVTPGDWLEGPGTTVFHDMRELPGLLAGQFAVAGLAVDGGPGPAPAVVGGAA
- a CDS encoding GNAT family N-acetyltransferase; protein product: MPEKSISRGAELTFRRITALNVCDVCELSETLSEEQQGFVADNGMSIAEGFCSSNAWFRAVYADETLAGFVMVHIGSDWDDGIECPGAYLWRLMISGQFQGLGFGRRVVEKVVEELRAQGMKELYTSYGEGPGGPEEFYRRLGFEPTGGRLGDEDEEIEVVLQFS
- a CDS encoding TetR/AcrR family transcriptional regulator, coding for MDTERIDGRSLRYQHRRPELLGAVADYVLEHSVSGLAMRPLADAIGVSHGTLLHHFGSKENLLTEVIELLRRRLADAADLADSPRDLTSLTRWWRTTTAPGDMAVYRLLFEVHALAVREPERYARYLQRAALDSLALMESLVVTEGCPADQAPLVASMIVAQARGLQLDLLATADRDRVDRSFELFVDLIGRLRLTWRLEERA
- a CDS encoding helix-turn-helix domain-containing protein, which produces MPVALARSISLIAAERHRLKKVACGHKTEHRLGMRAQIVLHAARGRSNAQIDRQTGLHLDTVRRWRGRFAEARLESLADRKRSGRPGAFTALRAASVTALTCRLPAESGVPISRWSAPELAREAIARGIATFLSASTVRRWLAQDVFKPWQHRSWISITDPDFRPKAQRVLELYAYGSGGAMAYLAADDVQHAKVFGRTEPRTGIDPFMNLVTQVMSREPYASAKRVFWIVDNGSSPAARSRRPVDQGIQHSRLRGSSPPPTWMICWPGSTGTPPITRQNPPAQAA